A genome region from Marasmius oreades isolate 03SP1 chromosome 5, whole genome shotgun sequence includes the following:
- a CDS encoding uncharacterized protein (antiSMASH:Cluster_5.2), with translation MVPTRTFFIPFILVAGALADVQQRDTEAGQLLSRQSSIVPSISQSAGPACKSACDSVQANAQGCDDISCLCTDGNSDAFAKCFDCAAGQVHNATVTAQFQDLMDSYVEACKAGGVNVKSQKIRANGALSLHSMVGATAVGLVIVGVFSML, from the exons ATGGTCCCCACCCGCACATTCTTCATTCCCTTCATTCTGGTTGCTGGCG CTCTCGCCGATGTTCAGCAAAGAGACACCGAAGCCGGACAACTTCTCTCTCGTCAATCGAGTATCGTCCCTAGCATCTCTCAGTCGGCCGGCCCAGCATGTAAATCAGCATGTGATTCAGTTCAGGCGAATGCACAA GGATGCGACGACATCTCATGTCTATGCACAGACGGAAACAGTGACGCCTTTGCAAAATGTTTCGACTGCGCTGCTGGTCAGGTCCACAACGCCACTGTTACTGCCCAGTTTCAGGACTTAATGGATT CTTACGTTGAGGCATGCAAGGCTGGTGGAGTCAATGTGAAATCCCAGAAGATTCGTGCCAACGGTGCTCTGTCGCTTCACTCTATGGTGGGCGCTACCGCAGTGGGTCTGGTTATTGTTGGGGTGTTCTCCATGTTGTAG
- a CDS encoding uncharacterized protein (antiSMASH:Cluster_5.2), producing the protein MVFGSSHSVHMANATDQDIHVMVSLNPDWAIADFITDIGLFLIAVGEIKELVTAVELPKTIATLRDLYQFLKITYMALGGTAAAGSRPAEAALALHNAIKKNSILIPAGEYKQVNDKNWLELYLNASGIGSLLNASTVSLMVMSGDGKQFAMYNTNSDYSWIATDDEKCVRAKYGSIWQQDPEAGEVAWPVGGN; encoded by the coding sequence ATGGTCTTCGGTTCCAGCCACAGTGTCCACATGGCCAACGCGACCGACCAAGACATCCATGTCATGGTGTCTCTCAATCCCGACTGGGCCATTGCTGATTTTATCACCGACATTGGTCTCTTCTTAATCGCCGTTGGAGAAATCAAAGAACTGGTGACCGCTGTAGAGCTTCCGAAGACGATCGCGACCCTCCGTGATCTATATCAATTTCTTAAAATTACTTACATGGCTCTAGGTGGGACAGCCGCTGCTGGCTCCCGCCCCGCAGAAGCCGCTTTGGCCCTCCATAATGCGATCAAAAAGAACTCTATCCTTATTCCTGCTGGCGAGTACAAGCAGGTTAACGACAAGAACTGGTTGGAGTTGTATCTCAATGCATCTGGGATTGGAAGCCTGTTGAACGCGAGCACGGTGTCGCTGATGGTCATGAGTGGCGATGGGAAGCAGTTTGCGATGTATAATACCAACTCGGATTATTCCTGGATCGCTACTGACGATGAGAAGTGTGTCCGAGCCAAGTATGGGTCAATCTGGCAGCAGGACCCCGAAGCTGGAGAGGTGGCTTGGCCTGTAGGCGGCAACTAG
- a CDS encoding uncharacterized protein (antiSMASH:Cluster_5.1), translated as MVATRTLFVPFLLVAAALATDVDSEFGSVEALAPDCKSTCDPVQKTADGCSQTDIKCLCTDNNSDAFAKCFDCAAGHVNNATITSQLQGLMDAYVGACKSGGVTVKSQTIRANGALSLHSTVGATAAMGLVIVGMFSML; from the exons ATGGTCGCCACCCGCACACTCTTCGTTCCGTTCCTCCTCGTTGCGGCTG CTCTCGCCACTGACGTCGATTCTGAGTTCGGCTCCGTCGAGGCCCTGGCGCCAGATTGTAAATCAACGTGCGATCCAGTGCAGAAGACTGCTGAT GGATGTAGCCAGACTGACATCAAGTGCCTATGCACAGACAACAACAGCGACGCCTTTGCAAAATGTTTCGACTGCGCTGCTGGTCATGTCAACAACGCCACTATTACTTCCCAGTTGCAAGGGTTGATGGATG CTTACGTTGGGGCATGCAAGTCTGGCGGAGTCACTGTGAAATCTCAGACGATTCGTGCCAACGGTGCTCTGTCGCTTCACTCTACGGTAGGCGCTACCGCCGCGATGGGTCTCGTTATCGTTGGGATGTTCTCCATGTTGTAA